The window AAACGCGCATCATTGTCTTCAAACGGTTCATCGCCGAATCCTCCCTCCCGACGCACGGCGCGTCTTCAGGGTAAAAACCTCTTCCCAGTATAGCACGCCACACCCGCCAATCCGCACCCCATGCGCACGGACGCGCCGGAATGGGGATCGCCATCCATAATACCATCGGGCTGCGCATCCGTTGCGCATGGGGCGGCCAACCGGTTTATCCCGTGGACGGCAGGGACTTTATGGACGAAATAACCCCAGTGTAAGAGTACCGATTTCTCGAACCTTGCTACAGGCTGCAATTACTCGAAAAATGTCGTTTTTTTGGTTGAACGGATTACAGAATCGTCTTGAAGCATTGATTGCGGAATCCCAACAGGATCAGAAATGAAGGCAAATGCGTGGAACAGGCTGTCCAGCCTGTCCGTCCACAGACATGGCTTGGCTTCAAAAAAGGCAGACTGGACAGTCTGTCCTACGTTCCGTACCCCCCAAAAAATTCCCCATTGCACGTTCAGAACAGATGAATACAGGCAAGAACTCGGTACTCTCAAGGATCCAGGAATCGTTTCGCTTTGTGGAAAACATCCACCGCTTCTATAGAGTCCACCTTGTCCAAGGTAAAAAGAACCGGCTTCCATTGCCGATTCTTGGCGGGTTGTTGCAACGGCCCATGGGCGGTTCATGTCCCGATCGGCTGGCGCTTGGGCAGCCGGGCGACAAAGCGGGTGTTTGGATAATTCGCGTCAATGATCAATTCCCCGTGGTGCGCTTCCAGAATCTGCGCGGAAATGCTCAACCCCAAGCCGACACCCTTCCCCGGTTCCTTCGTGGTGAAAAACGGCAGCATCGCCTTTTCCCGGGTTTCGGGCGCCAGTCCGCGGCCACTGTCGGTAACCGTCAGGGCGATTGTATCGCCTTCGTCCTGAACGCCGATTCGGATCCACTTCTCCGGAAGCGTTTCGACGGCGTCATGGGCATTGTTGAGCAGATTGAGGAGCACTTGCGAAATCTGGGGAGGCAGGCATTCGATTTCGATGTTGGGGATGCCGGCGACTTCCAGCATGATGCCGTGTGCCAGAAAACGCGCCTGGCATAATTCAAGGATATCCGCCACGAGGCTTTGAAGCGGAATCAGGACATAGGGATCCCGGGATCCGTCGCGCGAAAGCATTCGGAGCGCCCGGATAATACGCGATATCCGATTGACGTTGCGCCCAACAACCTCGGAAATCTTTTCGAGACGCGCCGCGTCGGGGTGTTCCTGGCGGGCCAGCGCATCCAACTGCTGGGCGGCGCCTGAGATAATCGCCAGCGGATTGTTGATTTCGTGGGCGATGCCGCTCGCCATGGTGCCCACAGCCGAAAGCCGCGACGCATGAAGCATCCGCGTCTGCTGTTCGGCGATGATCCGATCCGCCTCGACACGGGATGTCACATCGTTTCCGACGCAGAGCAATTCGCGAACGTGCCCTTGCTCGTCGTAAACCGGCGTGCTGATCCACGAAATCCAGACCCGGCGCCCGTCGCCCCGGTTCCATTCGTATTCGCTTTCGATCGAATGATCCGGATGTTTTTCCTTGCGGCGAAGCAACGCGGCCAAATCCGTTCCGTCCGCCCGATCTCCCGGGAGAATCGTTCCCAGCGCGCTTTGCCCGCGCAGGTCTTTTTCCAGCAACCCAAAAAATTGCTCGGCAAACTCGTTGAAAAAGGTGATCGTTCCCCCGGCATCCAGCCGGGCGATGATCGTGTTGGCGTTCTGCACGAGATCCCGGTATTTCGACTCACTGGCCTGCAGGGATTGCTCGTCGCGCTTGTGCTCGGTAATATCGCGAAGGAAGCAGTATTGCCGGCCTCCGCTCGTGCTCAAATGGCTGGTGCTGACTTCCACGTCAATCACCGATCCGTCTTTTCTGCGATGGCGGGTTTCGAAGCGATCCCAGCCTTTCGTTTGTACGCGCTGGATATGCGCGGCGACGTCCTCGGCCATCTCGATCGCTTCCACATCCGCGATGCTCATGTTCAGGAGTTCATCCCGGCTGTATCCGATCATACGGCAATACGCTTCATTTACGTCCAGAATCCGTCCATTGACATCCACGACCCAGAAGCCGTCCATGGCCGTGCGCAAAATCAGTTGATGCTCTTCCTCGGCCTCGCGCCGCGCGGTCACGTCGCGGATGATCCCCAGCGTATGCCACTCCCCCCGCAGATGGAGGGAAGACACGGAAATTTCGACGTCAATTTCGGCGCCGTCCTTGCGTATTGCCCTGACCAGCGTCGTTTTCCCCACGACGGGCCCTTCGCCCGTATTCCTCCATGCACGCAGACCTTCCAAATAATGGTTTCGCATGCGGGAGGGAACGAGTGTTTCGTGGACGGATTTCCCCATAACCTCCCCCGCCGCGTAACCCAAAATCCGCTCGGCGGCCGGATTCCAGTAGCACACGCTTCCCACGTTGTCCATCAGGACAATGCCGTCCAACGCCGACGCGCTAATCCCGTGCAGCACCGCCTCGTTTTCGCGCAGACTTTTTTCCACCTGCTCCCGGCGGGCAACTTCTTCGGTGAGCCGCGCATGTTCGGCCATGAGCCGTTGCCGCGAGGCCATCATTTCGATAATAGCCAAGAAGAACGCGACCGCAATCAGGACAAGACCCAGCCCCGTGAAAAGGTTGTCGAACGCGCGCAAGACGTTGTTCCAGTCCCGGCTTACAAACCCGTCCAGAAGCCTCAGCGACTGCAAAAACCGGTACGATTGGGAAACCAGCAGCAGGGTTGTGCCCCCCATGACAAGCAGCACCAGTTTTCGCTCGCGGCGGATCCGTCCCAGAAGATACGCGGTGAAGACGCAAATGAGCAGAAAACCGATACCGGACGCCGAAATACGCAGCCATGCGATATTTTGCCCGAAAAGGCGCATCGCAAAGTCGGGCAGGAGCGCCGCAAAAACCATCCATCCGAGCGGAATCAACATCAGCAGGTGCAGCCGCCTTGTGTTGACCTGCCCTTCACCAACGTCGTCTTTCCGCATGGCGCCAATCCCCTAAAAATGTGCCTCACGCATCGTGGAATGCCACCTCACTTGTAAAACATCATACAACAAGCCGCCGCAAAAAGCCATACCCCGAATTCCACCTCAATGTGCACATTAAGGGGAGTAAATGCCGACCGGCATTTACGCAAACACCTCCGAATCAGTCAACACCACAAGAACTGGTGGCTTGCGGAAGGCCCTTCAAAGGCGCCGGCAGGTGCGTGCTCGTGCTCGTAATCGTAATCGAATCCCCGAAAACTCTTGATTGAGCAATGTACTGATAGTACGGTGTTATCCTCATACTTTATTGTTGGTCGCAACGTATTCAACCGGTGCGGACAAGTCTCTCCGATCAACTGCAAATATAATTACGAGTTGTCATGAGACCCTGGCTCTTGGGGGACGAAAATGAGTTCTCTTGAATAATCACGCAAGCGATTGGAGATGTTCATAAGTCCTTGTTTCGATTATGATTACGATTACGATAACACGCACGAGACAGAGTGGCGGTCGGATGCATTGTCGGGAAAGCGCAAGATGCGTCTGTCCGGTCGGGCGCCTCTGGTCCGAAGCAGCAAGTTGAGCGATACCGTCCCGATCGTGGTATGGTGGCGAAATAGTGGAGGAATCGCACGATGACGGAGTGGACATGGGACGATGTGAAGGAAGCGTTGCGCGAGGTGCTTGAAGAGGAAACGGGCGCGGGAACCTGCGCCATCGCACCGAAATGGAAGGGCGGCAAGATGATCCTGCAACCGTTCGACACGGCGTTGCAAGGCAAGGAAGTGCCGCTCGCGGTGTTTTTCAAGAAGATCGTGTCCGTCCGCGAAAAGTTGCGCGTCCTCGAACAGAAAATCAACAACCATCCCGCATTGGCGCAGGAAGACAAGATCGAATTGCAACAACTCATCACGCGCGCCTACGGCAGCCTGACGACGTTCAACATTCTGTTTCGCGACGAGGATGACCGTTTCAAGGGTGTTTCGGAGTAAACAATGAGGAATGATGAGCGCAACGTGGTGTTGATTGGGATGCCCGGCGTGGGCAAGAGCACGGTCGGCGTGCTGCTGGCGAAGGCGCTGTCGCGCAGTTTCATAGACACGGACGTCCATTTGCAGGCGCGCGAGGGGCGGCGCCTTCAGGACATCATTGACACGGACGGCCTTGACCGGTTTCGCGCCATCGAGGAAAATTTCATCCTTTCGCTGGATTGCCGCGAGCATGTGGTGGCGACCGGGGGAAGCGTCGTGTACAGCGAACGCGCCATGGCGCATCTGCGGCGATCGGGGCCCGTCGTTTACCTGTATCTGCCGCTGGAGCCCCTGTACGCGCGGGTGACCAATCTCGATTCGAGGGGCATCGTCATGGCGCCCGGCCAGACGTTCGCGGAATTGTTCGACGAACGCCAGCCGCTTTATGCAAAACACGCGGACGTGACGATCCATTGCGCCGGATTGAACCATGACGAAACGGCCGCGGCGATTGTCCAGGCGTTGAGGGAAAAGGGACTGTATGAGTACTGAAGCAACCGGTCTGCGCGAACTGGCGGGCAAGCGGGGATTGCGCATCGGGACGGCGGTCAGCGCCGACGCCCTGCGCGACGATCCGCAATACCGGACGATCCTTGCTCGCGAATTCGACATGATCACCTGCGAAAACGCGATGAAGTTCGGCCCCTTGCGACCTGAACGCGACCGGTTCGCGTTTGATGACGCCGACGCAATCGTCGCGTTCGCGCGGGAACACGGCATGGCCGTGCGCGGCCACACGCTGGTCTGGCATTACATTCTGCCGGACTGGTTCGCGAAAGGCGGGTTCACCTACGACGACGGCATTGACTTGGTGCGCGGACATATCCACACGGTCGTGAGCCGGTATCGCGGCGATGTGTTCGCATGGGATGTCGTCAACGAAGCGCTGGACGACCACGGCGGCTGGCGCGATTCGCCGTTCCTGCGCATGTTCGGCCCGGACTACCTCGCGATGGCGTTCCATTGGGCGCACGAGGCCGATCCAGACGCGAAATTGTTTTACAACGATTACAGCGCGGACGGCCTGAACCGGAAATCGGATGCCATGTACGCCATGATTCGCATGCTGCTCGAACAGGGCGCGCCTATCCACGGCGTCGGACTCCAGATGCACCTGTGCGTCTGGGACGACCTCCACCCGGCGTCCATCGCCGCGAATATCAAGCGTTTCAACGATCTTGGCCTCGACGTTCACATCACTGAGATGGATGTACGGATCAAGGAGCCGTTTCTTGAATCGGATCTGCTGCGGCAGGCGAGAATCTACCGTGAAATCATGGACGTTTGCCTGCGGGCCGAACGCTGCGGCGCATGGGCCGTCTGGGGCGTGACGGACCGGTATTCGTGGGTTCCCCAAGCATTCAAACGAGAAGGCGCCGCGCTCCTGTTCGACGACGCCGGGCAGCCCAAACCCGCCTACGAAGCCGTCCGGGACGCGTTGGTCTCCTGAAGGCGACCGCCGAAACGCAAGCGGCACGCCTTCGAGGGCACATCGCCGCGCCCAATGCCGCCTATGAGAATGCACGGCGCCAGGAACGCATCGAAATCCCTCCTGGCCGCTTGAAGACGGTGGTCTTAGCCATTCTGATTATGTTCGCCAGGCGCGATCGCGTTCTTTGACGCTTTCGAGCACTTGCCGCGCGATGGCCGCGTCCTCCGCAATTTGAAAATCGAACATGCCCACGCAAATGTAATCGGCCCCGTTCTTGAAGGCGTACTCGAATCCGGCGCGCGGTTCGATGGCGCCCGCGCCGTGAACCTTGAACGCCACCCACGGCCGGTCAATGGTTTTCATGAATGCGGCGGTCTCTTCCGGCGCCTCGTCGTTGAACACGTTGTCGCATGGCGTCTTGTTGCCGGCCGACCAGCAGTTTTTGCTGTTGAAGGTCTTCATGTAGAAATCCGGCTTGATCCCGGCCTTTTCGCATGCCGCGATGACGCCCAGTTCGTGGCAGGAAACACCGGCGATGACGCCGCTGGCCTAGATGTATTCGACGGTTTTGGCGAGGAGATCGATCTTGCCTTCCCTCACGAGCGAATCGCCCATTTGGCCCGTCGTGAACACGCCCGGAGCCGTGCCCTTCAAAAACGTCCGCCGCTCGAAACGTACACCCCTGTTTCTTACGCCTCCTTCATCCCGTCTGAGGACCATACCTCTTGCGCTAAATTGCCATCTCGGAATTCGAACATGTATCCTTTGTCCATGGCCGTTGTCCCTTTTGCGGCATTGGTATTTTTATACCGAGATGTCCCAGGGTGAAGCAAAAAACCGCTTGACACGTCCATGGATGGTTGATAGCGTGATGTGTGGCGGACATGGGATTCGCATCAAGCGAGCGGCGCGGAACGATCTTGGATATCGAGCGACAATGACAAGTTTGAGACAAATCGAGCAATTCGGCCAGGACAATTGGCCAGTAAAAAAGCCACTATTTCATATGTGCTATTAGGCCAATATGGACAATTTGACTCCAGAACATCGAAGCTGGCTCATGAGACGTGTCCGCTCGAAAAATACAACTCCCGAACTCCTTGTGCGACGTATCGCGCACTCCATGGGCCTACGCTTTCGCCTGCACAGGCGCGATTTGCCCGGCACACCCGATCTTGTCTTTCCAGCATACAATAGAGTAGTGTTTGTGCATGGCTGTTTCTGGCATCGACATCGAGGTTGCCGATTTACAACAACACCCAAAACAAGAGTTAAATATTGGAAAGAGAAGTTCCAAAAGAATATGCAACGAGACTTGCGAAACGCCCGGAAACTGCGCCGGTCCGGTTGGCGTATACTTGTAATTTGGCAATGTCAAACTCGCGATGTAAAGACCATCGAGTCGAAATTGCGGAAATTTTTCGACGAATGAACACTAAACAAAAAACGAGAAGACCCATCGGTATAGACTTGTTCTCTGGCGCCGGGGGTATGTCGCTTGGGTTCGAGCAAGCAGGATTCGATATAGCTGCCTGCGTCGAATATGACCCTATCCATTGCGCCGCCCACAGTTACAATTTTCCCGAATGCCGTACGTTATGCAGGGATGTATCGGCCATTGACGGCAATGAATTGCTTGGACTAATCGGATCCGAAAACATTGGCGTGGATGTCGTCTTCGGCGGTCCCCCGTGTCAAGGTTTCTCGCTTATGGGAAAACGATTATTGGAAGATCCCCGAAATCGGCTTGTTCAGCACTTCGTTCGCTTAGTTTCCGAGACCGGCGCCCGCTATTTCGTCTTTGAAAACGTTCGGGGGCTAACTGTCGGCAGACATCAGCGTTTCTTGTTGGAACTAATCGAGGAATTTGCACTTTATGGATATCGTGTACGCAAACCGTGGCATGTACTGAATGCATCCTACTATGGCGTACCCCAGGATCGCGAGCGGTTATTCCTGCTTGGAGCCTTGGAAGGGTTGCCCTTGCCAGAATATCCAATTCCAACATCCATTCCTTGTGGCGAAAAGCCGGAACTGATCGGTCTTCCCAGAACACCAACCGTGTTGGATGCGATCGGAGACTTGCCCGATGCGGATGAGTTTGCGGCGCTGTGCAATTCGGATTCAACAACCATCGCATACGGCCCCCCATCCGAGTACTCGGCCAAACTTCGTTCTGTCGTTTTCGATCCGGACGATTACAGTTACCGGAGGAAGTTCGATGGCAAGACCCTGACATCCAGTTTGCGGACGGAACACTCGCGGGAATCGCAACGGCGTTTTGCGGAAACGGAGTGGGGCCGAACTGAGCCGATCAGCCGTTTTTTCAAACTCGACCCCAACGGATTGTGCAATACCTTGCGGGCCGGGACTGCTAGCGATCACGGTGCTTTTACGTCGCCTCGGCCTATCCATCCCTTCTATCCGCGTTGCATCACGGTTCGCGAGGCTGCGCGGCTCCATTCATACCCGGACTGGTTCCGCTTTCATGTTACTAAGTGGCATGGCGCCCGGCAAGTGGGCAATTCAGTCCCGCCGTTGCTTGCAAGGGCCGTAGCCGCGGAGGTTGTAAAGGCCATGGGACTGACGCCAACCCACCCGAATCGGACAATCGAACTTGGCGACGAAAAACTGTTGAAGATGAACTTGCACGAAGCCGCGGCCTATTTCGGAGTGTCTGCTTCCGTGATTCCCCCGCGTACACGAAAAGACCGTGCCGCAACTGTTGGGAAAACGTGAACATGGAACGAGACAGAGACGGAACAAGACGGCGTGAAAATGCGTACGCGCGGATTATAACGGCAGTATTTGAAAAACACTATCGAAAGGGAAAGGACGAGTTCACATTCAAACGGGAAGAACTCGCGGAGTTCGCCAAGATACTTGACGTCAAGTTGCCGAAGAACCTTGGGGATGTTCTCTACTCGTTTCGCTATCGCGAGAGATTGCCGGAGCGTATAGCAGTTACGGCGAAAGCGGGATGCGAATGGATCATCGAGGGCGCCGGGAAGGGTCGCTATGCGATGCGACTGGTGCGATGCCAACGTGTCGTTCCGCGTCCCGATCTCATTGCCATCAAGATTCCCGACGCCACTCCCGAAATCGTCTCGATGTACGCACAGAGCGACGAACAGGCATTGCTCGCGAAGGTGCGATACAATCGACTCGTGGACATTTTCCTCGGCGTCACGACCTACAGTCTTCAGAACCACCTGCGGACGACGGTCCAAGATGTCGGTCAGATCGAGATCGACGAGATATACGTGGGCGTGGACAAAGCGGGAGTACAGTATGTAATTCCGGTGCAAGCCAAATCGGGAAACGATCGGCATTCCATCGTGCAAACGAAACAAGACCTCCTTTGCTGTGAAATACGATTTCCAGAACTTGTCTGCCGTGCCGTTTCCGCCCAGTTTCTCGACGAGGGTGCAATTGCCATGTTCGAGTTGGCTGCCGTCGAAACCGGCGAAGTCAAGGTTGTACAAGAACGCCACTATCTGTTGGTCTCAAGCGATGGTCTCTCGGAAAACGATCTTCGCACATATCGGAAATTGTCAGGAAAGCCCTAGGAAAACTATTGTCACACATACCCTCTTGGTTTTCCGAAGTATTGGCGGAACCAGCGGTCGGACCACATGCGGCGGGTTTCGGGGCGGCGGTCGCAACGCTTGAGGGTGATGCGGCCGTTGGACATGAGCTTGGCGACGGCCCAGTAGGAGTCTTCGGGGACGAGATCCATGCCGGGGACATGCGCGACGGTAAAGCGCATTTCCGTTGTCGTGCCCGCCGCGAGACTGACGCCTTGGGTTCGGGGTGAAATCGCCCGAATGGAGTGTGGACCGACGAGTTCGCGGGGCCACGTCTCGATGGGCGACACGAGGGAGACTTCGGCTTCGACGGTTTCGGCGTGGGGATTCCTGAGCGTCACGATGATCGCATCGCCTTCGTTGCGGACGTCCATGTCGAGATTGAAGGCGCCGCCGATTTCGAGCACGTCCTGAAAAACTTGTCCGTCGAAGGCATGGCGCAACTTGATTTGTCCCGCGGCGGATGCGTCCGGACGGCGGACGATCACGTCCGTGGCCTGGTACTTGAGCGGTTCGACGGTGAACGCGATGACAGCCGGTTCAACCTGCCAGCCATCGGGCACAACAAGGTCCGCGCCGCCGGAAACGGGCGAATCGGTGTAGTCGTTGACCACGTTGACGCGGAGTTGTAGCGTCCGGCCCTCGTCGGCTTCCTTGACCTCGCGACTGATGGAGCAGACCACGGGGGCATACCCCATCGGCATGGATTCGGCGTCGTGTTCCCACGAACGCACCCAGACGGGCTGGACGGGTTCGGCTTCGGGGCCGAGGATGCGCGCGTCCAATTTTTTCCCGAACGGCGCGGGTTTGAACCCGACCGTCTCGATGGAGAATGGCGAGATGTACAGCGGCAGCGCGCCTTTCTTGACGGCCAGATCGCCCTGCGGTTCCTCGATCAGGTTTGCAGCCCATGCCTTTTCGATGCCGTTGCCAAAGACGATTTTCGCCTCGGCGTCCCTGCCCATCGTGTCGTAGACGCGAATCATGACGCCTTGCGACGCATCGGGCGTCTTGTTCCGTTCGAAGGATGCAATGGGATTGCCGAAGGGCTTCATTGCGGTCAGGATGACGTTCTCGGGCGAAACGCCCGCGAAGGACGACTCCGCCGGCAAGCAACCCTTTGCCGACGGTTCGATCCGCCGCGCAATGAGCGGGTGATTGTACGCGTATGCGGCGCGGGGCGTATTGGCCTTGCGCCAGTCACCCGCGTGCGGATACAGCGCATACCCATAGACGTGGTTTTTGTTTTCGGGGATGAGGTAGCCTTCGGGGAAGTTGTTCGTGCCGCCGTACCACAGGCACGCATGTCCGAGGATCATGCAAAGCGTGCCGCCCTTCTCGATGCTGTTCGCGTAGTTCCCGCGATTCAGGAGCGCGAGGCCGTAGTCGTCCATCTTGTTCGACGCGCCGCTCGCGTCGGCAGCGGCGGGCAGTGTAATCGTTGCCTTTTCCGGGAATTCGGCGAGAAGGGTTTCACAGGCCTCGGCCAGTTTCCCGGCATTCTTCGCTTCGACAATCAATACCGGCAGTGCCGGCCACGACGGGTCTTTCAGATCCGCGTCCTTCACGAATAGAAACGCGTAGCCGTTCTTCTTGAGGCGCGCCTTGAACGCGTTGCGCGCGGCGGCCGACGCCTTGCCGAGCAGTTTTTTCGTGTACGCATTGCGCCCGCCGGAACCTATCGTGATGCGGAACCGCGTGTAGAGCATGTCGTCGTCCATGTGCTTGAGATAAGTGCCCCAGTAGGGGCCGCCATCACCATGCCATGGCGTGCACGTGACGCCTTTCTTCACGAGGACGCGCTGGAGTTCCTCCGCCACCGCCACATCGTCCGCATTCTTCGGCGTGACGAGGCCCACCATCGAGAGCGAGTACACATTACGGCCGATCTGTACCTTGGCCGAGGATCCGTATTCCATGAACTTGTTCGCGGCATAGACGGCGCAATCGCCAAACATGAGCATCTGGTGCGTGCGGAAATCGAGGTAGTTCTTGCTGTCGTTGCGCGCGACGACGCCGAAGCGCTCGTCGAAGATGGGCGACAATCCCTTCAAATTCGTCGGGAACGTCACGCAATACAAATAATGTTCGCGCTGGACGTCCACGAGGATCGTGCGGAATTCAATGCGCGGCACGTCGTTGAAAAGCGTCGTTTCCTGGATGACATCGCACAACTCGCCCATCCGGTAGCGCGCGCGGATTGTGCGGCTGACGGCGCCCTGCTCGATCTCGACGGACGCGGGGGTGTCGCCGGAAAACATTTTGAGTCCGGTCGTGTAGAACTCGTGCTGCGTCTCGTTGCGATACGAAACTTCCTCGAGGATGGCGAGTTCGTTGCCGACGTGGCCGTTTGCGCTTTCAATGATTTCGCGTTTGGCGGTCTTGTCGTAAATGCTTGAAATGCCGCCGCCGCGCGCAGGATCGACCGTGATTCGGTAGAACGCATTTTCAATGATGCGGCCATCGGTTGTTTTACATACGGGAAGCGTGCCGGAGGATTTCGGCACGACCGTGTATGCGCGATAGCCGAGCGAGGGCATCTTTACGGCCACGAAACGGATATCGGCTTCCCGGACATGGCCTTTTGCGTCGCGGACGACGCGCAGGACTTCAAAGGCGACGTTCTTGCCCCTCGGATCGCGCAGGGAGAAATTGGGCGCGCCGACGTCCGAGACCGAGAGTTGGGCCACGTCCGTGCGTTCCCATGCGAGCGAATTGAAGACCGCGTAGGTCTGTTCCTTCTTGTCGCCCCTGACGGCCTCGCCGAGAAATGCGATCGAACGGTTGAGGCAGTCCGTCCCGAGTTCAAGGATTTCGCGGTAGGAGTTCATGAGGTCCACGAACGATATTTCGTTGTGCGTGCCGGTAATCGAGTCATGATGCTGTCCGCACAGAATCTGCCGCCATGCCTTGTCGAGCGCCTTTTCGGGATACTTCGCGCCGAGCAGGTTGGCGATCGTGGCGAATTTCTCGGCATCGATCAGCAGGTTCTCGCCGAGGCGGTTCGCGATCTTCAGATCCACGCGCGAGACCGCCGTGGCCGCGTGATAGAGCGACATGTCGCGCGACGTGACGGGCAGGCGCGCCTTGCCCTCCTCCGTTTCGCGATGGATGGCCGCCATCAGGTCTTCATAGGCGCCCTGACGGTACAACGGCATGAGCGTGTGATGCCACTGGGTGGGCGGCGTCTGGTCTATGCCGTCGAGCCGCACCGAAAGGCCCATCTCATGCACGTCGTCTTCCGTGGCGTGGCCGCGTTGGTGCGGCAGCGACGAACCGTCGAGCGAGAGGTGGTTGAAAAACGGCGGAAAATTGAAGATGTGCTTTCCCCATGTCACGCCGATGCAACCGCTCTTTCGCGCAATCTGCGAGAGTTGGTTCGGGTGGCCGAACACGTCGCCGGGGCCGTAAACGTGGCAGATGTTGCCGAACACCCGGCCGTGAATGAGCTGGCCGTACAGGAAATTGCGGACAAGGCCCTCGTCGCCGCAATTCTGCTCGTTCGGCTGGTTGTACATGACATCCGGTTCCGAACGCTTTTCGCGGAAGACGCGCATGAGCGTCTCGCGGTCTTCCGGATACACGTCGAAATACGGTTTCAGATAGTCCACCTCGGAAATGATCGAACGGAACAACGGGTCCGCCCGATGCAGCCGGCAATACTGGCGCACGAGATCGAACGCGCCCATCGCGTACACGCGCTGCTCCTCGTGGTAGGTCGTGTCGAAATGGAAACTCGAC is drawn from Candidatus Hydrogenedentota bacterium and contains these coding sequences:
- a CDS encoding glycoside hydrolase family 38 C-terminal domain-containing protein, which translates into the protein MVPIRLSDLAQGQRIRDWLVLGPFVVRTGDHFEREYMYERERILDIDYLAGEGGEAAVCPVEGQAHANIGLGPKKLAWRRYTDEWLGGMDIAGEIIYETVQRNCVIYAAACVAADADGLALMDAYTSGMKVWVNGELACNMPYGLPKGVRMNMPSVPVRLRKGENTLLFKFRPGYICDGVDFCVGDVTIAPLVSRPGMPVALGRVRALSYFQGSPEEPRQVIEAALLNSSRLHQTVRISLASDSLGDGGQSDVECAPNAVTTVRLSLPTPREKAGMPVKAIFSARLRGETLEAPLAYEAAAAPKYDGTVLVLSSFHFDTTYHEEQRVYAMGAFDLVRQYCRLHRADPLFRSIISEVDYLKPYFDVYPEDRETLMRVFREKRSEPDVMYNQPNEQNCGDEGLVRNFLYGQLIHGRVFGNICHVYGPGDVFGHPNQLSQIARKSGCIGVTWGKHIFNFPPFFNHLSLDGSSLPHQRGHATEDDVHEMGLSVRLDGIDQTPPTQWHHTLMPLYRQGAYEDLMAAIHRETEEGKARLPVTSRDMSLYHAATAVSRVDLKIANRLGENLLIDAEKFATIANLLGAKYPEKALDKAWRQILCGQHHDSITGTHNEISFVDLMNSYREILELGTDCLNRSIAFLGEAVRGDKKEQTYAVFNSLAWERTDVAQLSVSDVGAPNFSLRDPRGKNVAFEVLRVVRDAKGHVREADIRFVAVKMPSLGYRAYTVVPKSSGTLPVCKTTDGRIIENAFYRITVDPARGGGISSIYDKTAKREIIESANGHVGNELAILEEVSYRNETQHEFYTTGLKMFSGDTPASVEIEQGAVSRTIRARYRMGELCDVIQETTLFNDVPRIEFRTILVDVQREHYLYCVTFPTNLKGLSPIFDERFGVVARNDSKNYLDFRTHQMLMFGDCAVYAANKFMEYGSSAKVQIGRNVYSLSMVGLVTPKNADDVAVAEELQRVLVKKGVTCTPWHGDGGPYWGTYLKHMDDDMLYTRFRITIGSGGRNAYTKKLLGKASAAARNAFKARLKKNGYAFLFVKDADLKDPSWPALPVLIVEAKNAGKLAEACETLLAEFPEKATITLPAAADASGASNKMDDYGLALLNRGNYANSIEKGGTLCMILGHACLWYGGTNNFPEGYLIPENKNHVYGYALYPHAGDWRKANTPRAAYAYNHPLIARRIEPSAKGCLPAESSFAGVSPENVILTAMKPFGNPIASFERNKTPDASQGVMIRVYDTMGRDAEAKIVFGNGIEKAWAANLIEEPQGDLAVKKGALPLYISPFSIETVGFKPAPFGKKLDARILGPEAEPVQPVWVRSWEHDAESMPMGYAPVVCSISREVKEADEGRTLQLRVNVVNDYTDSPVSGGADLVVPDGWQVEPAVIAFTVEPLKYQATDVIVRRPDASAAGQIKLRHAFDGQVFQDVLEIGGAFNLDMDVRNEGDAIIVTLRNPHAETVEAEVSLVSPIETWPRELVGPHSIRAISPRTQGVSLAAGTTTEMRFTVAHVPGMDLVPEDSYWAVAKLMSNGRITLKRCDRRPETRRMWSDRWFRQYFGKPRGYV